The genomic stretch CATACCTACGCTGCAAAAGATTCTTCGTTGGGTTGGGACTTGGGGGGGAAGAAGAGGGCGGGGGGAGCTACTCTACTTTTAGCCCTCCCAAACGTCAAATCAAAAGCCGAGATCTCCCTCCCACCTCGCTTTCCCCCATATTTCGTGTTTATTTTTACTTaatatcaataataataatgatcattgataataaaagaaatcattgtttttgctttttgacAGAGACTTCACGACAACGACGATCGAATTTCGTCgcatcttctttttgtttccccccatctctctctcgtctAGTCTCTCCCTCCTTATAATTTTTAATCCAGCTGTGTCTTCTCTTCCACATGGGCCTTctcgtatctctctctctctctctcttactattAGTATCATTTCCGTTTTCCACTCCACCCGGTTTGGTCGCATCTGCACCTTCTCCATTTCCtcccgtttctttttctttttttgccatatgctcctctccctccctccctctctccctctctctctctctctgtgtctcgcTTGGTGTTGAGAAGAATGAAAGCCAAGTCTAGATGCTACAACAACGATACGGGTTAGACTCACTTCTTGGTCACCCCCTACACCAACTATGGTCCCTTTAATACTCATACTAACTAGTCCTGAAGCTTATTTATCAAAAGGGGAAACGCAACCCCGGGAAAGtaagggaaaggaaaggaaagttAAAGGGGAATGGTCGCCAAAATCAGTGAGAGATTGATCCGAAATACACCAactaaaaaggagagagagaataggaGAGGGTTCCACCCAATTCAAGAGAATTTTTAGCAAAGCCTAAATGGGTAGGGTACAGATCTTAACCAAGATGGGCTCGGCTTAAATGTCGAAGATCTTAATGAACAGAAGAAGCAGAGCACTAGAGCAGACACACAACAGTCGCGCATGTCTAAAACATGGGAgggggaaggagaagaaagtgcgccccccccgccccccaaaGACCAGTTATGATTCCCATTCTCATCGCCATCGTACCGACCAAAACAAAATGCCAATTGATGGTGAGATTCATCCCATCCACGAATAAACAGTAATAAACTATCAAACACATACACAGTTCCACGAAACAGTAGTAACGTgcacaaaagatttaaaaaaaaaaaaaacaaagggggGAAATAATACAGCACACACCGCTGGCGACTCTGGACATTTGTCTCTCAgtctcttttcactttttagcaTCATTTCATCTACTTCCCCCCCTccgtcgctctctctctctttctctgcaaCCAGACACCCAACCcccgccctctctctctatctctttccATCAGagctcccccttttttttttttttaattcatttccgCTCCATGACAAAACGACTCTCACGTCACCATTGTTATTCTCGTCACCTTTTTACCCTCCCTTCTGTGCACTGAAAttggaaaaagggaagagaactGGGTCAcggaaaaataacaaatttcaGTCTTATTCATCTCCGCGGAGCCCAACAGttagatgagagagaaagagagagagagagagagagagagagagagagattccatATCTTTCAGAACATCAATAGGACAATAATTTTCCCGGAATCTCTTTGTCCCGAGCATCAAAAGTTAGCTCCCAAAAAACCCTCCTCCCCCCCATCGCCGGTTTGGCTTtatatttcctaaaaaatatctTGCCCGCTAGGGTTAGCACAAAAACCAAAGAGACCCACCTAAGGAAAATGCTGAAAATTCCAAACTCCAACAACACCAACTAGTGATTAACCTCCCTATATACACAGACGGCTCTAAATCTGCAAGTCATTGAGGAAGGAAAGCAAATTTAATCGCCCAATCCAGGCGGCCTTGTAATTTATAAACCCGAAGTAAGGACAAATCTCCTGAAAAACGCCCACAATGCCGTCGCATTACTAACCGGAGATGGATAGAGAGAGATTTCACTGACTCCGTTCGCTCCGATTCTTGCTGTTACTCTGCTGGTTTCTTCCACCCGAAGATCCTTTCCCATTGTTGCCCTCTCTCTTCTGCTGCGAATAAGAtgacgaagaagacgaggaggatgaggatgaaAACAACTGACCCAACCCGAACACAGAGCCCGCCTTAATCGAGCTGATTGGGACATTGAGGACCGGACTGACCCTAACACCCGCCGAATACGATCTCTCCACCCCTCTGTACTTGAATCTCGGCCCACCGTAGCTGCTCGGGCTGCTCGAGCTCCTCTCCAGACTGTGAAACACCACCTTACCCGACGCGTTCAGCCTCGGGCTGTCCACCGTCACTCCTCTGTTCGTCAAGCCACCCGATGGCTCTTCCGTGGATCTCCGCATCGGGCTCCTCTCCGCCCTGCCCGCCGGCGGATGGTGATCCGTCGACGCCTTTGGATTGTCCGGTCTCGGCTTCACGAGTCTCATCCTGGGGACATTCATCGCTGCCACGGTATTCCCGTTCTTGTGGAGTAAGTTAGGGTTAGGCTTGTCGGAATCCAGCGAGAGGCGGTGGAGGTCCTCGAGCTCGTGATTGGAGGAAGACGAAGAGGACAGCGAGTGACGCGAAGAGATCGAGACGGACTCGCCGTCGGAGGATTCTCTGAGCAGCGGGAGGCTCAGATTTGAGGCATCGGAGGTAGATTTGGAGCTTCGGTGGAGAAAATGCATCACCGATTTGGAAGAAGATTGGGTGTTCTTCTGAGTCGAATCAGCGCGCTTAGGGTTCTGATTCTGGTACAGCTTCTTGAGGCAGAGGAGCTCCTTCCAGCGGCTGGagttcatcttcatcctccgGCTGCGCTCGGAGTTGTTCTCCGGCGACTGGAGGCTCGCCGCAGAGGGCGCTTCCAGCGACGGCTTCGCGGCGGAGTGCTGGAGCGGGACGATTTTCCCGTCGGAGAAGAGCTCGTCGGCCGGGAGCATAGCGACGGGATCTTTGAGGCAGAACTCGAAGTCTCCGGGGGCGGAAGGCTCGGGGACCCCCGGCGGATCCGCCGCGGGACGAGGGGGCGAGGCGATAGGCTTGGGCGAGGGGTCGCCGTCGGGGAAGTCGCGGCTGAAAGAGGTGCGGGGGCTGAGCCATCCGTACGCCGGGGGGAAGGAGTCCGGCGAAATCCCGGGGGTGTTAACGCAAGCTGACGCCATTAACGTGGGCTCATGCAAAGCGAGAGACTAAGCACGAAGCAGTTGCGAGGACGATGAGCAGTGTACTCCAATGCAACGTCAAGTGAAGTGCGCCAGAACAAtgtaacagagagagagagagagagagagagaaagaagggcTTTCGATGGTGGTGTGAGTTGGATGGAGTCTTTttaggaaggaagagagagagagagaggtgcgaGGCAGAGAGGGGCAAAAGCGGAAATGCGGACTGAGCGCCAAATAAATAACAGGAGGGAGATTCAGAAGGGCCACGTGGTTCTCGAATTTGGACTCTGAGTTGTCAGTTTCACATGAATACCCGTTTTCTTTCGCGCGAGGCCCAAATTATGATGGGCCTAGCCCAATTTCCAAGGAACACTGGGCCACTATTGCTATTTATGAACATTTTGTTGCCGCAGCTGAAAATTCTTGTTTGTGATGGATCCCCTTCGCATGCCATCCGGAATATCTGTCTTGTGTAAAGTGTTGAGATGGTTTATCTTATTTATTGCAGTACCTCTGAAGATACCCTAATTGGTTTACTACAAAACACCAGACCCAGCTATAGAGAGAAAAGAGGTCTACCATTTCTTCAAATCTCTCTTTCTGATTCAAAATCGCGTTGTGTCGTGTATTCCCCTATCCGAACATTGGCCAATTTGAAATACATCAAAGGAAAAATGTATTGTCGATCAAGAATGAAATCATCTTTAGAACCGTCCTTATCCCATCCATCTTTCGGAACCGCATTACATCCTGGATTTGATGAAACGGGATCGGTTTTATTCGAAAACACAGGTTATGACATAACATAATCTTGTCACCCACTCAATAGTTTTCACAGAAATTAACTTTTGCGGCCATGCAAGTGCACCTTACTAATCCTTCTAGTGATAGTGGTCATCCGTAACCTATACTCTGCAACGTGATTTATTAGTTTGATCTTTTGGAGTAAATAGTTCCACATATAACTTGAAGATGGCATCCGAATGGAAATTTCGAAGCCGGTTCCTCTCACGCCCTATTTCTCATCCGATTGACAGATTCTCTCCTCTAGAAGTTCCACAATCCTTCGCTCGTGTGGGCTAGAAGTATCAGAAACGACTTGTGAGGTCTCTTCCTTCTATGATGCCAGTGGCCATGCCAAGCTTCCGGTGAGTCGCTCAATCATGGATCAGTTAAAGCTAATATCCAGCCTCAGAAACATCACATCCTCGGGCCAAAACGACCGAGTGAATTAGTATGATCGATGCAAACACTACACAAAACCACGATAACATTGCACAGCAGCCGAGGCATCAAATTCAGTGGGTACATACAAGTACAACAGTATAATTGCTGCAGCTGAAGCGCAACAGTGCTCTGTTAAAATAGCTTGCTGTGTTCATGGCAAATACAATTGAGGGCATATGGGCACTTGAAGTTTCACTACCGACAGTACAATTTAAGTTGGATGTCTCGGTCTACTGAGCCAAAGCACTGGTGTTGTACACGAGAAGTGCTCCTCCCGCAAGAATCCCAAGCAGGGTCACAGCCCATATGGCCAATCCAGTAGTCCCTGTCGCGCACACACCATCCAGAGTAAGAGGCACTGAAGCTTTAACTATTGCTCAGCAAGTAGCTACAGATTTCTGTCATGGGATCGTGGATTTCTTCACAAGTTACAGGAATATTTTGGAAAGAAGAGAGTTTGGCTAAGACAAGAACATACCACCAACATAGACATCACCAGATGGAGACCACTCCTCGGGTGAGTAGATCGGACTGCGTGTATGAGAAAAACACTATTCAGTTAGGAGAAAGTCATCCGTTTCTCACCAAACTATGGGTTGCAGGAGGAAAGGAGATGTCTGTGTATATAGATGAAGCAAATACAGTCTATCAGATTGCTGATTTTGCATACCTGTATCCATCGACATTGGCACCGTACTTGTCAACGAATTGGTAAACACCCTTTCCCTGTAGTTTAGTCTCATTTCAGATGCTGACAGATATAGATGATAGATCAAGCTATAAGTATATCAGCCTTCATAGTCTAATATTAGACTAATAATAAGCTACTCTTATCCTCAGTCTCTAGTATTTCAGATAGCACTGCAACGCCACAATACCTTAGATTCTGAATCAATCAAAACCATCAGGCAAGGGATCGTTCAGTCAGACTAGGATTTTGGTTTCGAAAAACTCCCCGACATCGTTACTCAATGACAGTTTCTCAGAACAAGTTTTCAAGAATTATCACTGGACGAGCAACCGTCCATTATGGCGATTACagtcaaagaaagaagaaggaacatAAGGAAAATGATTCGCGGTAACAGCGGACCAACCTTAGGCTTCCTCCCAGAAGCATCCAACCCATCTCTCAGGTCCATTCCTCCACCGGTTCCTGCAAATATCATCTAACCAATGAACAAAATCCTAGAAGCAACTCAGACAGTACTCTCACTGGAGACAAATTTGTTCAGCAAACAAAAATCCACAATCTCATTTCGAATCGCATGTTACTTCATATCCGTCATTCATGCATACTATCACAACAGAGTGGCGACCACCAAAGTATGTCATACGTCACTTACATGGACCATCTCCGACACAACAAACCAATCACACCTCCGCCAAAATGTTTTACAAGTTGGAAAACGAAAGGGGAAGTTATCGACGACATAGGATGCTTTCCCGCGACACACACTTGGTCGTGTGCTTGTACATGGGAAAAGATTGGGGGAACAGAGTTGAGTACCATAAGGCTTGTCGGTCTTGATCTTCTTGCCGCCGCTGGCCTGGACTCTGAAGGAAGAGGAGGTCCTGGCAAGAGAAGGAAGCCCTCTCGCTCCCGACGACCTCGCCGCCGTGAATGGAGCTGGTTTCAGGCTCACTGATGCCATCACTGAAGCCGCCATTTACTCTTTCTTCTCcgctttttcctttctttctttcccccaCTCCCAGCTTCAACCAGTATATGCCCACACCCGCTCTCGCTCCGCAGATAATAGTCTTGGCGTCTCCGAGGACGGGTGAATCAGGGCGTTACACGTGGCACTGTTCGTGTGGCTGGCAATGAGATAACAGAGGGAGGGGTTTATCAACATGCGAGCTCTTCCATCCAGTTCCTCTATGGCTATGTTCTCCGGAATCGGTGGCACCATGCTTGGGAATTATAGATCATGTGGGGACCCCCATGAATTATATCATCAGCTCTTTCTTACTAGAAATTCTTTCTATCATTTTTCTGgtcgaaaattaggaattttCATCTAAATTGAACAGAAACTCCAAGGACGAATCCGTAACTGAAAATTTGGAGCAATTAGCAAAATCCAGACGAGGAACAAGAGAGTCGATGCCGATTGCCCTCCGACAATGCCTATGTAATAGCAGTACAACGATATTGAACTGCCATTGAAGTAGCTCCTTTGACTGGCATTAcaccgaaaaagaagaaatatggTAATAGAAGTAAAGAAGCGTACAAAATGCATTCTTTTATTTCTGTTGATCGCGTAAATCGACCCGCCCAGATATAGATCATGCCCACTCGACACGCTACTTTTGTGGCTGCACCGACTATGCCGCCCACATTAAGATGGCACGATTGCTACAAGCAGCTAAACATTTCAGTCAGCTTGGAACCCGCTGCCATGCCGCTGACTATGGCGCCCTCCACATCTGGACTAACACAGAAATCTCCACATATGGCGAGCCTCCGCTTCTTATCCCATAGGCACTTCTCTTCTGCGTCCACACTTGTTAAGGGAAATGCACTTCCCCTACAAAGAGAAGAAACCATCTTAAGTTATGGAAGCAAACAAAGACTTCACATTTCAGGCCAATAATACAGAGAATGTATTAGGATTAAAGCATCAAACGACAGAAGGCTGCACAAGCACGACCAAGCAAATGCAAGAAGAGGACCTGATACCGAACAAATTCCAAACTGAGGTTTGGTGAAGGGTATTGATTTGACATACGCAGCTAAACACTTAACTGAATTTATCTAGAGTCATCTTTGAATGAGCATTTTCACTGTTTTGAAACTCCTAAGGCCATTTAAAAGCCAGTGATCAGAAGTTTGGAGGATCATGCATACTGGCGAGTGCCACTGTGAGGTGCACTTCCATCATAAAGATCATTATACAATCTAAGATCTTCTGACGACTACATGTACATGAGAAGTATTTTTTCTGAAAGCACTTTTAGTCTCTCCATGTATAGTTGTCACGaagattaggaaaataattttttcaggaGGAATATACCATCCTTGGTGAATGACATGCATCGGtgttcaaccaaaaaaaaaaaaagacgtgcATCGATGCATCATATTTCATCAAGTATGGCATAGGTTGAAaggattttttaaaatcaagtCATAACCCCAGAACTTCATAAAACAGATTGAAGATGCGACTATCAGAAGCGATCTTTAGGAGGACCTAAAAAATTAATGGGCAAGGGATGCCAAAAGTTGGTTGCCCGCCACATTGAAAGAAGCTATCCTCACTATGGAGGCAGCATATTTTCAAGCAAGGCATTATTACAATCACTATCACAACTGACATTTGTGTCAACAAGTTTTCTTCCATTTTGGTGAAgtataatcaaatcaatttggaaACTGTTATCCATGGGCGATTTCAATCATCTGAGAGAGAAATACAGATAAAAGTCAAATGCCACATGCTTATTATTCCAGAACCAATGCAGTGTCCATTGAAAGAACATTCTTTAACAATTTCAGCCGACATGGCGCCAACAATAGATAACAATGCCTTTTAGAGAAAACAGTTTCTCATTTCATGTTTATAGGACAATACTTGAATCAAGGAGCCCTGGCAGAGAGAACCAACTGCAAACACATAAGTAAAAGCTAATTATAACAGTGCAAAACTAAGAAATTTCTAGCTTCGGTGATTGAGTTAGTAAATAATGTGCTATACCATCTCCAGTGTCACCATATTTTAGATAAACATCGAAAGAGCATGTTAATGTTGGTGAGGCTAAAAGTGATGCACTTCCATCCATCATTTGGTAGGAGTGGTCTTCATGGTGTCGCATATCAGGCAGCTAGCCTTTGCTAAGCATTCGCAGTCCGACATTATCATCACATGAAATAAGAACAAGTGCTAGAGGCTACGGAGTATACTTACCACCTGTGAGCTTTCTTAAAGAGAGGCTGAGGTACATTCAGTCCCATGTTCTGCAGCTCCTCTAACAGTTCTTCAGCTACCTTCGTCAATACTGCATCCGAAGGTTTCTTGAGCCCAGTTTTTGCAATTACTGTCTCTGCGTACTCTGCAGTCGAATGTAGTACCCACCTTTCACTAGGGTGGAAAAGCAAAAAGTTTGAGCATACACCATGAAGCAAACTAAAATTTAATAGACACGTAAGAACGCAAAGAAGAACCTAGTAGTAGGTCGCCCAGGCTTGGAGCTGTCACAATGAACCCAGTTTAAGACTTTGGAGTTTCTGACTGTGAAACCCTTAAATGGTAtctgaaatattttcatcacacACCAAGGCCAACATTGTAAACTTCACAATATCGGCATGAAAGGAAGCATGATGAAGCCCTCCCCATGAATGGGTTATATGAAAAACAGAAGGTAAATGTTGCGGAAATGAGGCAAGATTTATTTGTTGAAAGATCAAGAAAACTTGCATCAGATGTTAAATGCTTACAAATAATCTAAGTTCTTACCCAAGACAGAGGCTGTGGAAATGCTAGCATGACTGCAAAACATGGACTCACTGAAATATCTTGCACTTTGTTCCTCAAATCAGGGGCTAAATTCAAGTCTGCAAAGAGGTCAAACTACAGAAATTATCAATTCTATTGTTATTGATTGCACCGTCATAAACCTAGCACCCTTAGGTTTAgttagaaacagaaaaaaatctCTACATTTACTATACCATCCTCAGTAAAATCTTTGTTTTTGCTGTGAAATTTTAAGGAGGCAAGGCTAAGTGCGTGAAAAATAGGCCACTGACGGCCATTCCTGGAAGATTCTTGTTCTTGAGCTAATAGTTCACAGAGGTAATCCAAGAAAGCACATATTGGAGAATGGTTCATGACACAAACTCAACAAGAGTTTAAAAGTACTAGAACGCTCTGAAGTAGACCAGAATGCACCCAGAAGATCTTTCACAAGACTCAACTCTAAACAACCTGAAAGTGTTATGGAAGGTCTGGCACTTGTAGccagagaaaacaagaaatgaacaCTTCTCTCACTTCCCTAATGATTATAttcttgagatgaaaaagaCAATTGACAGGTGTAGGCATATCGGCTGTGCTACCAGCCTCAGCTGAAAATAAACTTCCAACGACGCTCAGCCCTATCTAATTTTGCCACCCAATAAGAAGGCTCATGACAATAGTCATacagattatttatttatttgggggTTGGGGGTGGCGTGTTGGTGTG from Rhodamnia argentea isolate NSW1041297 chromosome 2, ASM2092103v1, whole genome shotgun sequence encodes the following:
- the LOC115737399 gene encoding photosystem II 10 kDa polypeptide, chloroplastic, with the protein product MAASVMASVSLKPAPFTAARSSGARGLPSLARTSSSFRVQASGGKKIKTDKPYGTGGGMDLRDGLDASGRKPKGKGVYQFVDKYGANVDGYSPIYSPEEWSPSGDVYVGGTTGLAIWAVTLLGILAGGALLVYNTSALAQ
- the LOC115737395 gene encoding probable membrane-associated kinase regulator 1; amino-acid sequence: MASACVNTPGISPDSFPPAYGWLSPRTSFSRDFPDGDPSPKPIASPPRPAADPPGVPEPSAPGDFEFCLKDPVAMLPADELFSDGKIVPLQHSAAKPSLEAPSAASLQSPENNSERSRRMKMNSSRWKELLCLKKLYQNQNPKRADSTQKNTQSSSKSVMHFLHRSSKSTSDASNLSLPLLRESSDGESVSISSRHSLSSSSSSNHELEDLHRLSLDSDKPNPNLLHKNGNTVAAMNVPRMRLVKPRPDNPKASTDHHPPAGRAERSPMRRSTEEPSGGLTNRGVTVDSPRLNASGKVVFHSLERSSSSPSSYGGPRFKYRGVERSYSAGVRVSPVLNVPISSIKAGSVFGLGQLFSSSSSSSSSSSYSQQKREGNNGKGSSGGRNQQSNSKNRSERSQ